The Borrelia hispanica CRI genome has a window encoding:
- a CDS encoding AMP-binding protein gives MLDTVPKRFNEIIGLYGDLDIFIYKENDSRDFKRQIYSDFWNEVKSVGSGLLHYGMRKGDKVALISDSRREWIIIDIAVMSLGCIDVPRGNDSSEDELAYIINHSESSFIFVENAKQLQKIISKKHELKFVKYVVVIDDDKLYEDKLGNITIISYRQLLSLGHDYLKDYPKMFDLELEKVSGKDVATIIYTSGTTGFPKGVVLRHESFIFQLDRINDYLPALEPGQIMISILPLWHSFERTCEYIVALNGLSIAYSKPVGPILLKDFAALNPHAIISVPRIWEGIRAGIIKKVSESFLKKILFNFFLKVGILYVKLAEKFLGLVPIYRKSNFLISSFMKMIYLIGLVLIFPFKFLGHILVFKKIKKALGKRFIFGISGGGALIDYVDYFFKAVGILVLEGYGLTETGPVLSVRRLKSPVANTVGPLFPDIEYKVVDHNGNALPPGEKGELWIKSPQVMSGYFKDETMTREVLTRDGWFKTGDLVCATINDEISIVGRTKDTIVLRGGENIEPEPIERALSKSMFIENVVVVGQDQKFLGAIIVPNFEVLEKWAISSGIAFSSHDDLLSNELVNKFYSKCILDIVNPKSGFKSFERIVGFVLLKDAFVIGDELTNTLKLKRYYILEKYNKKIMSIFNKDDCELL, from the coding sequence ATGCTAGATACTGTTCCTAAGCGTTTCAATGAAATTATAGGGCTTTATGGAGATCTTGATATTTTTATTTATAAAGAGAATGATTCTAGAGATTTTAAGAGACAAATATATTCTGATTTTTGGAATGAAGTTAAGAGTGTTGGATCTGGTCTTTTGCATTATGGAATGAGGAAAGGAGATAAAGTAGCTCTTATTTCTGATTCAAGAAGAGAATGGATAATCATTGATATAGCTGTTATGAGCTTGGGTTGTATTGATGTTCCAAGAGGTAATGATTCATCTGAGGATGAATTGGCTTATATTATTAATCATTCTGAATCAAGTTTTATCTTTGTAGAGAATGCGAAACAGTTACAAAAAATCATTTCTAAAAAACACGAGCTTAAATTTGTTAAATATGTTGTGGTTATTGATGATGATAAGCTTTATGAAGATAAGTTGGGGAATATTACGATAATTTCTTATAGGCAATTATTGAGTTTGGGGCATGATTACTTAAAAGATTATCCTAAAATGTTTGATCTTGAACTTGAGAAAGTTTCTGGGAAAGATGTTGCTACTATAATATATACTTCAGGAACAACAGGTTTTCCGAAAGGTGTTGTGCTTCGTCATGAATCTTTTATTTTTCAGTTAGATAGAATTAATGATTATTTGCCAGCACTTGAACCAGGTCAAATAATGATATCTATACTTCCTCTTTGGCATTCATTTGAGAGAACTTGCGAATATATAGTTGCTCTTAATGGTCTCTCAATTGCCTATTCTAAGCCTGTAGGTCCTATTTTGCTTAAAGATTTTGCAGCTTTAAATCCTCATGCAATTATTTCTGTACCAAGAATATGGGAAGGAATAAGGGCTGGGATTATTAAAAAAGTATCGGAATCATTTTTAAAGAAAATTTTGTTTAATTTTTTCTTAAAAGTGGGCATTTTGTATGTAAAACTTGCGGAAAAGTTTTTAGGACTTGTTCCTATTTATAGAAAATCAAACTTTTTAATTTCATCTTTTATGAAGATGATTTATCTTATAGGATTAGTTTTAATTTTTCCTTTTAAATTTTTGGGACATATTTTGGTTTTTAAAAAGATAAAAAAAGCACTTGGAAAAAGATTTATATTTGGTATTTCTGGTGGGGGAGCTTTAATAGATTATGTTGATTATTTTTTTAAGGCTGTAGGGATTCTTGTCCTTGAAGGTTATGGTCTTACAGAAACGGGACCTGTTTTGAGTGTGAGGCGTCTTAAGTCTCCTGTTGCAAATACTGTTGGACCTTTATTTCCAGATATTGAGTATAAAGTAGTTGATCATAATGGTAATGCTTTGCCACCAGGTGAGAAAGGTGAACTTTGGATAAAATCCCCGCAGGTTATGAGTGGTTATTTTAAAGATGAGACTATGACAAGAGAAGTTTTAACAAGAGATGGTTGGTTTAAAACGGGGGATTTGGTTTGTGCGACGATTAATGATGAAATTTCAATTGTTGGGAGGACTAAAGATACAATTGTTCTAAGAGGTGGAGAAAATATTGAGCCTGAACCCATTGAGAGAGCTTTATCAAAATCTATGTTTATTGAAAATGTTGTGGTTGTTGGACAGGATCAAAAATTTTTAGGAGCTATTATTGTACCTAATTTTGAAGTTCTTGAAAAATGGGCTATTTCTAGTGGAATAGCATTTTCTTCTCATGATGATTTGTTATCCAATGAACTTGTGAATAAATTTTATTCTAAATGTATTTTGGATATCGTTAATCCTAAATCTGGATTTAAAAGCTTTGAGAGAATTGTTGGATTTGTTTTGTTAAAGGATGCTTTTGTTATTGGTGACGAACTTACTAATACTCTTAAGCTTAAGAGATATTATATACTTGAGAAATATAATAAGAAGATAATGTCTATCTTTAATAAAGATGATTGTGAATTATTATGA
- the argS gene encoding arginine--tRNA ligase yields MIKTIKADLENKIQKTIKELALNSNIKLDKINIVMQKPPKSEMGDLSILIFEFSKILKLSMPVITQEIIKQIGSEYKTKSMGPYLNIKFNRKEYIQNTIKKVNKEKENYGINNSLQNKKIIIEFSSPNTNKPLHVGHLRNDIIGESLSRILKASGSKVTKINLINDRGTHICKSMLAYKKFGNNITPEIAQKKGDHLIGDFYVKYNEYAIQNSEMAENEIQQLLCQWEQGDEKTVQLWQKLNKWAIDGIKETYHTTNITFDKIYLESEIFKIGREVVINGLKKGLCYKREDGAICIDIPTEKNNIDNQNFKQKVLLRANGTSIYLTQDLGNIVARKNEFDFDEMIYVVGSEQIHHFKTLFYVADKLGITNENNLIHLSYGMVNLPEGKMKSREGNIIDADNLIHDLSQSTMLELKKRHENEQNLQKLALNISLGAIHYYLLKTAIHKDILFNKTESLSFTGNSGPYIQYVGARINSILDKYNNLNLTNKNTNFDLLVNENEWEIIKIISEFEEHIIKASKDRNPSVIANYSYLLAKNFSTYYQDTKIIDKNNLELTHARIDLSKAVLQTIKNCMHLLNIPYIQKM; encoded by the coding sequence ATGATTAAAACAATAAAAGCAGATCTAGAAAATAAAATTCAGAAAACAATAAAGGAACTTGCATTAAATTCAAATATCAAATTAGACAAAATAAATATAGTAATGCAAAAACCCCCAAAAAGTGAAATGGGAGATTTATCAATACTAATATTTGAATTTAGCAAAATATTAAAATTAAGCATGCCTGTAATCACGCAAGAAATAATAAAACAAATTGGAAGTGAATATAAAACAAAATCAATGGGTCCCTATTTAAACATAAAATTTAACAGAAAAGAATACATTCAAAATACAATCAAGAAAGTCAATAAAGAAAAAGAAAATTATGGTATTAATAATTCGCTCCAAAATAAAAAGATAATAATAGAATTTTCATCACCAAATACAAACAAACCATTACATGTAGGACATCTTAGAAATGACATTATTGGAGAAAGTTTATCAAGAATATTAAAGGCTTCTGGTAGCAAGGTAACAAAAATAAATCTAATAAATGATAGAGGAACACACATTTGTAAGTCAATGCTTGCTTACAAAAAATTTGGAAATAATATAACCCCTGAAATTGCACAAAAAAAGGGAGATCATTTAATTGGTGACTTTTATGTAAAATACAATGAATATGCTATTCAAAATAGTGAAATGGCAGAGAATGAAATACAACAACTACTATGTCAATGGGAACAAGGAGACGAAAAAACAGTTCAACTTTGGCAAAAGCTAAACAAATGGGCAATTGATGGCATTAAAGAAACATATCATACTACAAACATTACATTTGACAAAATCTATCTTGAGAGTGAAATATTTAAAATTGGACGAGAAGTTGTAATTAACGGATTAAAAAAAGGTTTATGTTATAAAAGAGAAGATGGAGCAATATGCATCGACATACCTACAGAAAAAAACAATATAGACAATCAAAATTTTAAACAAAAAGTGCTCTTAAGAGCCAATGGCACATCTATTTATTTAACTCAAGATTTAGGAAATATAGTAGCTAGAAAAAACGAATTTGATTTCGATGAAATGATTTATGTGGTTGGAAGTGAACAAATTCACCACTTTAAAACTTTATTTTATGTTGCAGATAAATTAGGAATTACTAACGAAAATAATCTAATACATTTATCATATGGAATGGTAAATTTGCCTGAAGGCAAAATGAAATCAAGAGAAGGAAATATAATTGATGCTGACAATTTAATTCATGATTTAAGCCAATCAACTATGTTAGAACTCAAAAAAAGACATGAAAATGAACAAAACTTACAAAAACTTGCATTAAATATATCATTAGGAGCCATTCACTACTATTTATTAAAAACAGCAATACACAAAGACATATTATTTAACAAAACAGAAAGTTTATCATTTACAGGAAATTCAGGTCCATATATTCAATATGTAGGAGCAAGAATTAATAGCATACTTGACAAATATAACAATCTAAATTTAACTAACAAAAATACTAATTTTGATTTACTAGTAAATGAAAACGAATGGGAAATAATTAAAATTATCTCAGAATTTGAAGAACATATAATTAAAGCATCAAAAGATCGTAATCCTTCAGTAATAGCTAATTATTCTTATTTACTTGCAAAAAACTTTAGCACATATTATCAAGACACAAAAATAATAGATAAAAATAACCTTGAGCTCACACACGCAAGAATTGATTTATCAAAAGCAGTCTTACAAACAATAAAAAACTGCATGCATTTACTTAATATTCCTTACATACAAAAAATGTAA